One segment of Alligator mississippiensis isolate rAllMis1 chromosome 13, rAllMis1, whole genome shotgun sequence DNA contains the following:
- the HES2 gene encoding transcription factor HES-2 isoform X1: protein MSPHSAAPCRPQPGAHCRAGDAAEQRKTLKPLMEKRRRARINESLNQLKTLILPLVGKDSSRYSKLEKADILEMTVRFLQELPAPGSGECPGPARPAGRFLPAADGRLSPPAPTRVSLRRPRRGLPGGLPRLPGAPRRPAGQGPPPGPGRRPPPARAPAASQRRARPPPPPRPRGLAAGSPARGAAGPGRGRRGAGGALLAGGGRGALAAVVAPRGRAPSSAPRPGHMGAAARG, encoded by the exons ATGTCCCCGCACAGCGCCGCGCCCTGCCGCCCCCAGCCCGGCGCGCACTGCAGAGCCGGGGACGCCGCCGAGCAGCGCAAG ACCCTGAAGCCGCTGATGGAGAAGCGCAGAAGGGCCCGCATCAACGAGAGCCTCAACCAACTGAAGACCCTCATCCTGCCGCTCGTCGGCAAGGAC AGCTCGCGCTACTCCAAGCTGGAGAAGGCGGACATCCTGGAGATGACCGTGCGGTtcctccaggagctccctgcGCCCGGCTCCGGTGAGtgtcccggcccggcccggccagcCGGCCGCTTCCTCCCGGCCGCCGACGGGCGTCTGTCCCCGCCCGCGCCCACCCGCGTGTCTCTCCGCAGACCCCGCCGAGGGCTACCGGGAGGGCTACCGCGCCTGCCTGGCGCGCCTCGCCGGCCTGCTGGCCAAGGGCCGCCTCCTGGACCGGGACGCCGGCCGCCGCCTGCTCGAGCACCTGCAGCGAGCCAGCGCCGAGCCCGCCCGCCGCCCCCGCCGCGGCCCCGCGGGCTGGCAGCCGGGTCTCCCGCGCGCGGTGCCGCTGGGCCCGGcagggggcggcgcggggcgggcggggccCTGCTCGccggcggcgggcgcggggctcTGGCGGCCGTGGTAGCGCCGCGCGGGAGGGCGCCGTCGAGTGCTCCCCGGCCGGGCCACATGGGAGCCGCAGCCCGGGGCTGA
- the HES2 gene encoding transcription factor HES-2 isoform X2 translates to MSPHSAAPCRPQPGAHCRAGDAAEQRKTLKPLMEKRRRARINESLNQLKTLILPLVGKDSSRYSKLEKADILEMTVRFLQELPAPGSDPAEGYREGYRACLARLAGLLAKGRLLDRDAGRRLLEHLQRASAEPARRPRRGPAGWQPGLPRAVPLGPAGGGAGRAGPCSPAAGAGLWRPW, encoded by the exons ATGTCCCCGCACAGCGCCGCGCCCTGCCGCCCCCAGCCCGGCGCGCACTGCAGAGCCGGGGACGCCGCCGAGCAGCGCAAG ACCCTGAAGCCGCTGATGGAGAAGCGCAGAAGGGCCCGCATCAACGAGAGCCTCAACCAACTGAAGACCCTCATCCTGCCGCTCGTCGGCAAGGAC AGCTCGCGCTACTCCAAGCTGGAGAAGGCGGACATCCTGGAGATGACCGTGCGGTtcctccaggagctccctgcGCCCGGCTCCG ACCCCGCCGAGGGCTACCGGGAGGGCTACCGCGCCTGCCTGGCGCGCCTCGCCGGCCTGCTGGCCAAGGGCCGCCTCCTGGACCGGGACGCCGGCCGCCGCCTGCTCGAGCACCTGCAGCGAGCCAGCGCCGAGCCCGCCCGCCGCCCCCGCCGCGGCCCCGCGGGCTGGCAGCCGGGTCTCCCGCGCGCGGTGCCGCTGGGCCCGGcagggggcggcgcggggcgggcggggccCTGCTCGccggcggcgggcgcggggctcTGGCGGCCGTGGTAG